A genome region from Candidatus Binatia bacterium includes the following:
- the recG gene encoding ATP-dependent DNA helicase RecG: MALEDSVQFLKGVGPRRGEMLEKAGLCTFEDLLFHLPFRYEDRRRISTLREAAPGGDATLVGRITSVREHRRPGRRGAILHALFSDESGWAELLWFQQTAYFRDRLKDGATWLVHGRVEAAPRGGLQIVHPEIDKLEGAENGSDLAGAAGAVARSIARILPVYQKPGDLPLSAMRRVVAQVTHTHAATMQSAVPEEVRGRLDLLPIASALTYVHEPPSDADIDALAQSRTPAHRSLIFEELFALQIGMSLRKAARRRQSGVAIARHDDRLKAFFARLPFQATRAQKRVTHEIASDMARPEPMNRLVQGDVGSGKTVVAFAAALQAVVDGYQVAVMAPTELLAEQHFATMKSWADAEGIDVRLLTGSMKAAAAREAREAIAAGHTGLVIGTHALIQEATGFARLGLAIVDEQHRFGVVQRQKIQSATRADGTSAARADTLLLSATPIPRTLSLTLYGDLDVSVLDELPPGRLPVTTRVIRTSARARLHTRMAAAMREGRQCYVVYPLVEESETMDLADATSAAEQLQQGPFRDFRVGLLHGRMKAAEKDAVMRRFKAGELQLLVATTVIEVGIDVPNATIMVVEHAERFGLAQLHQLRGRVGRGTEESFCCLVADVGQSRESFERLTVMESTGDGFAIAEADLKLRGPGEYLGTRQAGVPALRAANLVRDGELLTLARQEALSWLSGDPRLEKAESRELRRVLDSRWKDLLDLAEVG, from the coding sequence GTGGCGCTGGAGGATTCCGTTCAATTCCTGAAAGGCGTCGGTCCGCGGCGCGGCGAGATGCTCGAGAAGGCGGGCCTTTGCACGTTCGAAGACCTGTTGTTCCACCTTCCGTTCCGTTACGAGGACAGGCGGCGCATCTCTACGCTGCGCGAGGCGGCGCCAGGGGGTGACGCGACGCTCGTCGGCCGCATCACTTCGGTGCGCGAGCACCGCCGCCCGGGACGTCGCGGTGCGATTCTTCATGCGCTGTTCAGTGACGAAAGCGGATGGGCCGAGCTGCTGTGGTTCCAGCAGACCGCCTATTTCCGCGATCGCCTGAAGGACGGCGCGACGTGGCTCGTGCATGGACGCGTCGAAGCGGCGCCGCGCGGCGGGCTGCAGATCGTTCATCCCGAAATCGACAAGCTGGAAGGCGCGGAAAACGGAAGCGATCTCGCCGGCGCGGCGGGCGCGGTCGCACGCAGCATCGCACGCATCTTGCCCGTCTACCAGAAGCCCGGCGACCTTCCGCTGTCGGCGATGCGCCGCGTCGTTGCGCAGGTGACGCATACGCACGCCGCGACGATGCAGAGTGCGGTGCCCGAAGAAGTGCGCGGCCGCCTCGATCTCCTTCCTATCGCTTCGGCGCTGACGTACGTGCACGAGCCTCCCTCCGACGCCGACATCGATGCCTTGGCGCAGTCGCGCACCCCGGCACACAGAAGCCTGATCTTCGAAGAGCTGTTCGCGCTGCAGATCGGCATGTCGCTGCGCAAGGCTGCCCGCCGGCGCCAGAGCGGCGTCGCGATCGCGCGCCACGACGACCGGCTGAAGGCGTTCTTCGCGCGCCTTCCGTTCCAGGCCACGCGCGCGCAGAAAAGGGTCACGCACGAGATTGCCTCCGACATGGCCCGACCCGAGCCGATGAACCGCCTCGTGCAGGGTGACGTCGGCAGCGGCAAGACTGTCGTTGCCTTCGCTGCCGCGCTCCAGGCGGTCGTGGATGGCTACCAGGTGGCCGTGATGGCACCGACCGAGCTGCTGGCCGAGCAGCACTTTGCGACGATGAAAAGCTGGGCCGATGCCGAAGGCATCGACGTACGCCTGCTGACCGGCAGCATGAAGGCTGCTGCGGCGCGCGAGGCACGCGAAGCGATCGCGGCGGGCCACACCGGCCTCGTGATCGGCACCCACGCGCTGATCCAGGAAGCGACCGGCTTTGCCAGGCTCGGTCTTGCGATCGTCGACGAGCAGCATCGCTTCGGCGTCGTGCAGCGCCAGAAGATCCAGTCGGCGACGCGCGCCGACGGGACGTCGGCGGCACGCGCCGATACGCTGCTTCTGTCGGCGACGCCGATCCCGCGCACGCTGTCGCTGACGCTGTACGGCGATCTCGACGTCAGCGTCCTCGACGAGCTCCCGCCGGGACGACTGCCGGTGACGACGCGCGTGATCCGCACGTCCGCAAGGGCGCGGCTCCACACGCGCATGGCCGCAGCGATGCGCGAGGGTCGCCAGTGCTACGTGGTCTATCCGCTGGTCGAGGAATCGGAGACGATGGACCTCGCGGATGCGACGAGCGCGGCCGAGCAGCTCCAGCAGGGACCGTTTCGCGATTTTCGCGTCGGCCTGCTGCACGGTCGCATGAAAGCTGCAGAGAAAGACGCAGTCATGCGCCGCTTCAAGGCCGGTGAGCTGCAGCTGCTGGTCGCAACGACCGTGATCGAGGTCGGCATCGACGTCCCCAACGCGACGATCATGGTCGTCGAGCATGCCGAGCGCTTCGGGCTGGCCCAGCTCCACCAGCTCCGCGGGCGGGTGGGGCGGGGAACCGAAGAGTCGTTCTGCTGCCTGGTCGCCGACGTCGGGCAGAGCCGCGAATCCTTCGAGAGGCTGACGGTCATGGAGTCCACCGGCGACGGCTTCGCCATCGCCGAGGCCGACCTCAAGCTGCGCGGACCGGGCGAATA
- a CDS encoding NAD(P)/FAD-dependent oxidoreductase produces MTERRDVLVAGGGPVGLYAAIEAARAGLDVAVLEARPGVLDKACGEGLMPAAVEALLRAGVSVSRKREFAGIRYVEGERRVDGRFSRGPGWGIRRTELHGALMRRARELGIRVIAHRVNQIVQDEQGVIVDGHAARYLVACDGLRSVVRRRLGLELAPRRGSPRFGLRQHFRVAPWSDFVEVHLHPLSEAYVTPVAGDEVGVAMLFDERSRNGAVTMQGLLARYPELCARLEGAETTSTPRGAGPFEQRSSRVACGRVLLVGDAAGYLDPITGEGLRLGFLSAIAAVAAIRRGEAAAYDRHWRRLVRRYWWGTSALLALRRSALSGLMMPVLCRSPWLFDRILDGLSEGDVTPALPVEADCVTSAARTQGSGSTSTPRVG; encoded by the coding sequence GTGACCGAGCGACGCGACGTGCTGGTTGCCGGCGGCGGTCCGGTCGGCCTCTACGCAGCGATCGAAGCGGCGCGCGCGGGGCTCGACGTCGCCGTGCTCGAGGCCAGGCCGGGAGTTCTCGACAAGGCGTGCGGTGAAGGGCTGATGCCTGCGGCGGTCGAGGCCCTTTTGCGCGCGGGCGTCAGCGTGTCGCGAAAACGGGAGTTCGCCGGAATTCGCTATGTCGAAGGCGAGCGCAGGGTGGACGGTCGTTTTTCGCGCGGACCGGGGTGGGGAATTCGGCGCACCGAGCTGCACGGGGCGCTCATGCGCCGTGCGCGCGAGCTCGGAATCCGCGTGATCGCGCATCGCGTGAACCAGATCGTGCAGGACGAGCAGGGTGTCATCGTAGACGGGCACGCGGCCCGCTACCTCGTCGCGTGCGACGGACTGCGCTCGGTCGTGCGCCGCCGGCTCGGGCTCGAGCTGGCGCCGCGGCGCGGGTCGCCACGTTTCGGACTGCGCCAGCACTTTCGCGTTGCGCCGTGGAGCGATTTCGTCGAGGTGCACTTGCACCCGCTGTCCGAAGCGTACGTGACACCGGTTGCCGGCGACGAAGTCGGCGTTGCGATGCTGTTCGACGAGCGCAGCAGGAACGGAGCGGTGACGATGCAGGGGCTCCTTGCCCGTTATCCCGAGCTTTGCGCGCGCCTCGAAGGAGCCGAGACCACGTCGACGCCGCGCGGAGCCGGGCCTTTCGAGCAGAGATCCTCGCGCGTCGCCTGCGGCCGCGTCCTTCTGGTCGGCGATGCAGCCGGGTATCTCGACCCGATCACCGGAGAGGGCCTCCGGCTCGGGTTCCTCTCTGCCATTGCCGCGGTGGCGGCGATCCGCCGCGGAGAGGCGGCCGCGTACGACAGACATTGGCGGCGCCTGGTTCGCCGGTATTGGTGGGGCACGAGCGCGCTGCTCGCGCTGCGCCGCTCTGCTCTTTCGGGATTGATGATGCCTGTGCTCTGCCGGTCACCGTGGCTCTTCGATCGCATTCTCGACGGCCTTTCCGAAGGCGACGTGACGCCGGCGTTGCCCGTTGAAGCAGACTGCGTGACCAGCGCCGCCCGGACGCAGGGGAGCGGTTCGACTTCGACCCCGCGCGTCGGGTAG
- a CDS encoding fatty acyl-AMP ligase, whose translation MSVTLADVIESAAGSDSDRYGFRFLDRHEEASWLPFAQFRRRVATTAGALLDSGIRRGERVAIVLPTCPEFIELFFAAQWIGAIPVALYPPLRLGRLGEYHERTSAMLKAAGAAVLYTDSRIGRILGETAARYRPRLGVRSVAGLRDGREAAAAPSRADQIAMIQFSSGTTTDPKPVALSHSQMLANGQRITDAILHLLPPELGHDPGGVSWLPLYHDMGLIGCLLPALLGPGPLTLIPPEHFLARPAIWLRAISRYRGTTSPAPNFAYSLSVDRIRDEELEGCDLACWRMAMNGAEPMAAATLRAFERRFSRWGFRDDALMPVYGLSEATLAVTFTRPGTRWRSERFDTARIALGIVQPDPDGSEWVSCGEPLPGFAVRIRNDAGGHVGENRVGRIQVRGPSVMSGYFGRDDAPIDAEGWLDTGDLGFLRDGRLYVTGRAKDLLVLRGHNLAPEDLERAVDAVPGVRTGCAAAVAEIGESGERLLLFVEARQARDGMAEECRRAVMAACSVSPDEVLVLEPGTLPRTSSGKIRRGETLRLARSGELRAPAAVNARTLGGAMLRSAVGYVRSRLGAGQDDT comes from the coding sequence ATGAGCGTGACCCTTGCCGACGTCATCGAATCCGCTGCCGGATCCGACAGCGACCGTTATGGTTTCCGGTTTCTCGACCGGCACGAGGAAGCCAGCTGGCTGCCGTTCGCGCAGTTTCGCCGGCGCGTCGCGACCACGGCCGGGGCCCTGCTCGACAGCGGCATCCGGCGCGGCGAGCGCGTCGCCATCGTGCTTCCGACCTGTCCCGAATTTATCGAGCTGTTCTTCGCTGCCCAGTGGATCGGCGCGATCCCGGTGGCGCTCTATCCGCCGTTGCGCCTTGGTCGCCTCGGCGAGTACCACGAGCGCACCTCCGCGATGCTGAAAGCCGCCGGTGCGGCCGTCCTGTACACCGATTCGCGCATCGGACGGATCCTCGGGGAGACCGCGGCCCGTTACCGTCCGCGTCTCGGTGTGCGCAGCGTGGCCGGGCTTCGCGACGGCCGTGAAGCTGCCGCTGCGCCGTCGCGCGCCGACCAGATCGCGATGATCCAGTTCTCGTCGGGAACCACGACCGATCCCAAGCCGGTGGCGCTGTCCCACTCGCAGATGCTCGCCAACGGCCAGCGCATCACCGACGCGATCCTGCATCTTCTGCCGCCGGAGCTCGGCCACGATCCGGGCGGCGTGAGCTGGCTTCCGCTGTACCACGACATGGGGCTGATCGGCTGTCTGCTGCCGGCACTGCTCGGGCCCGGCCCGCTGACGCTGATTCCTCCCGAACATTTCCTCGCCCGGCCTGCGATCTGGCTGCGCGCGATTTCCAGATACCGCGGCACGACGTCGCCGGCACCGAACTTCGCCTACAGCCTGAGCGTCGATCGCATCCGCGACGAAGAGCTGGAGGGCTGCGACCTGGCGTGCTGGCGGATGGCAATGAACGGCGCAGAGCCGATGGCGGCAGCAACGCTTCGGGCATTCGAGCGCCGTTTTTCGCGCTGGGGATTCCGCGACGATGCGCTGATGCCGGTCTACGGACTTTCCGAAGCCACGCTGGCGGTGACATTCACCAGGCCGGGGACGCGCTGGCGCAGCGAGCGTTTCGATACTGCAAGGATCGCGCTCGGTATCGTGCAGCCGGATCCGGACGGAAGCGAGTGGGTGAGCTGCGGCGAGCCGCTGCCGGGTTTCGCCGTGAGGATCCGCAACGATGCCGGCGGCCACGTCGGCGAGAATCGCGTCGGCCGCATCCAGGTGCGCGGGCCTTCGGTAATGAGCGGCTACTTTGGCCGCGACGATGCGCCCATCGACGCCGAAGGCTGGCTCGACACCGGCGACCTTGGATTCCTGCGCGACGGTCGACTCTACGTCACTGGCCGTGCGAAGGACCTGCTGGTGCTTCGAGGTCACAACCTCGCGCCGGAGGATCTCGAGCGCGCCGTCGACGCGGTCCCCGGCGTTCGTACCGGGTGCGCAGCCGCGGTCGCGGAGATCGGCGAGAGCGGTGAGAGGCTGCTGCTGTTCGTCGAAGCGAGGCAGGCCCGCGACGGAATGGCCGAGGAGTGCCGGCGCGCAGTGATGGCGGCCTGCTCGGTCTCACCTGATGAGGTGCTCGTGCTCGAGCCCGGCACGCTGCCGCGCACTTCTTCCGGAAAAATCCGCCGCGGCGAAACCTTGCGGCTTGCAAGAAGCGGAGAGTTGCGCGCTCCGGCGGCCGTCAACGCGCGAACTCTCGGCGGCGCGATGCTGCGCAGCGCGGTCGGCTACGTTCGAAGCCGCCTTGGAGCGGGCCAGGACGACACGTGA
- a CDS encoding acyl carrier protein encodes MNPERVREEVEKILRDELRWQGTVPDGGLDVHFDSLQRMSLVVAIEDHFHICFEPEDEESIRDFDDLLRSIVEKTGEQA; translated from the coding sequence GTGAATCCCGAACGCGTGCGCGAAGAAGTCGAGAAAATCCTGCGCGACGAGCTGCGCTGGCAAGGCACTGTCCCCGACGGCGGTCTCGACGTCCATTTCGATTCCCTGCAGCGGATGTCGCTCGTCGTCGCGATCGAGGACCATTTCCACATCTGCTTCGAGCCGGAAGACGAAGAATCCATCCGGGACTTCGATGACCTGCTGCGCAGCATCGTCGAAAAGACCGGAGAGCAGGCATGA
- a CDS encoding isoprenylcysteine carboxylmethyltransferase family protein, with protein MSLYYALLVATILERAIEIAVSNSNARWSLERGGREVGRGHFPAMVALHSAFLAGCVLEPLLRGRTQLPVLWPVALAVAAACQALRWWCIVTLGRQWNTRVIVVPGLGRVARGPYRWLKHPNYVAVVCEGFALPAVGGAWLTAAAFTVGNALLLRARVKSEDAALRLLEPESGGQSARTNAGLGPARTNAGLGPAQTNARLGPAQTNAGLGPAQTNAGLGPAQKETPA; from the coding sequence GTGAGCCTTTACTACGCACTGCTGGTCGCGACGATCCTCGAGCGCGCGATCGAGATCGCGGTCAGCAACTCGAACGCAAGGTGGAGCCTCGAGCGCGGCGGACGCGAAGTCGGCCGCGGTCATTTTCCGGCGATGGTCGCTCTTCATTCGGCGTTTCTCGCCGGCTGCGTGCTCGAGCCGCTGCTGCGCGGCCGTACACAGTTGCCGGTATTGTGGCCGGTGGCGCTGGCAGTCGCTGCGGCCTGCCAGGCTCTTCGCTGGTGGTGCATCGTGACGCTTGGTCGCCAGTGGAACACGAGAGTCATCGTCGTGCCGGGCCTCGGCCGCGTAGCGCGAGGACCGTACCGGTGGCTGAAACACCCGAACTACGTCGCGGTCGTCTGCGAAGGGTTCGCGCTTCCGGCCGTCGGAGGCGCGTGGCTTACCGCCGCGGCGTTCACCGTCGGCAACGCGCTGCTGCTTCGCGCTCGCGTGAAATCGGAAGACGCTGCCCTGCGCCTGCTCGAACCGGAGTCGGGCGGCCAGTCCGCGCGAACGAACGCGGGCCTCGGGCCCGCGCGAACAAACGCAGGCCTAGGGCCTGCGCAAACAAACGCGCGCCTCGGGCCCGCGCAGACAAACGCGGGCCTCGGGCCCGCGCAGACAAACGCGGGCCTCGGGCCCGCGCAGAAGGAAACCCCAGCGTGA
- a CDS encoding 3-oxoacyl-[acyl-carrier-protein] synthase III C-terminal domain-containing protein, with translation MNDSRHSSIVSVAGAHPPHHYSQEELLDALRLFWGKQHHNPARLDSLHRSVCVGGRHLALPIEDYAALDGFGGANDAYVRVGTDVAARALALALEEAGVAASDVDCIFFTSVTGIAVPSIDARLVNRLGLRNDVKRIPVFGLGCVAGAAGIARVHDYLLAWPDHVAVLVSLELCSLTLQRDDLSIPNLIASGLFGDGGAAVVMAGSARSKRLGARGPRVLASRSRFYPDTERVMGWDVTSGGFRIVLSASVPDVVRSYLADDVHGFLDEHGVARQDIRSWICHPGGPKVLDAFEESLGLGAGELALTRRSLAEVGNMSSSSVLFVLRDAIEEARPQPDTLGLLLALGPGFCSELVLVQW, from the coding sequence ATGAACGACAGCAGGCACAGCTCGATTGTCTCGGTTGCGGGAGCGCATCCGCCCCACCACTACAGCCAGGAAGAGCTGCTGGACGCGCTGCGCCTGTTCTGGGGGAAACAGCACCACAACCCCGCGCGCCTCGACAGCCTGCACCGTTCGGTCTGCGTGGGTGGGCGCCACCTGGCGCTGCCGATCGAGGACTATGCTGCGCTGGACGGATTCGGCGGTGCCAACGACGCTTACGTGCGAGTCGGCACGGACGTCGCGGCGCGTGCGCTCGCGCTCGCGCTCGAGGAAGCCGGCGTCGCGGCATCCGACGTCGACTGCATCTTCTTCACGAGCGTGACGGGGATTGCCGTGCCCTCGATCGATGCGAGGCTCGTCAACCGGCTCGGCCTGAGAAACGACGTCAAACGGATTCCCGTGTTCGGGCTCGGATGCGTGGCCGGTGCAGCAGGCATCGCCCGCGTGCACGACTACCTGCTGGCGTGGCCGGATCACGTCGCGGTGCTCGTGTCGCTCGAGCTCTGCTCGCTTACCCTGCAGCGCGACGATCTGTCGATCCCGAACCTCATCGCCAGCGGCCTGTTCGGCGACGGCGGCGCCGCGGTCGTGATGGCGGGCTCCGCCAGATCGAAGCGGCTCGGCGCGCGCGGACCTCGCGTGCTCGCGTCACGGTCGCGCTTTTATCCCGATACCGAGCGCGTCATGGGCTGGGACGTCACGAGCGGAGGCTTCCGCATCGTGCTTTCCGCATCGGTGCCCGATGTCGTGCGCAGCTACCTTGCCGACGACGTCCACGGATTCCTGGACGAGCACGGTGTGGCTCGCCAGGACATCCGCTCGTGGATCTGTCATCCCGGCGGCCCCAAGGTCCTCGATGCGTTCGAGGAGAGCCTCGGTCTCGGCGCCGGCGAGCTCGCGCTGACGAGGCGATCGCTCGCGGAAGTCGGCAACATGTCGAGCAGCTCGGTCCTGTTCGTCCTTCGCGATGCAATCGAAGAGGCCAGGCCGCAGCCGGATACCCTCGGCTTGCTGCTCGCGCTTGGACCGGGCTTTTGCTCCGAGCTCGTGCTGGTGCAGTGGTGA
- a CDS encoding isoprenylcysteine carboxylmethyltransferase family protein, producing MSTTSLPPAHRRVALAWGIACHLSFAAAVASMIAGLYTGMRVGIGTLQGSAGAAADALLLVQFPVLHSLLLSRGGRRALARLAPSGLGAALGTTTFATIAAWQLLATFVLWSPLSTWQMAPRGIALAGASLAYAASWLLLLRTMMDAGLGVQTGYLGWGSVVRGKTPRYSAFEPRGTFRWVRQPVYVAFALILWTAPVWTLDHLIVAVAWTGYCVLAPLHKERRYLALYGERFERYRSRVPYWVPRSRPADLADLGRAAGPASAPAEGCNFGEKPM from the coding sequence GTGAGCACGACATCATTGCCGCCCGCGCATCGCCGGGTCGCGCTGGCGTGGGGCATCGCGTGCCACCTGTCGTTCGCGGCCGCCGTCGCGTCGATGATTGCCGGGCTCTACACCGGCATGCGCGTCGGCATCGGCACGTTGCAAGGCAGCGCTGGCGCCGCCGCCGATGCACTGCTGCTCGTGCAGTTCCCCGTGCTGCACTCGCTGTTGTTGTCGCGCGGCGGCCGGCGCGCTCTTGCGCGCCTTGCGCCTTCCGGCCTCGGCGCAGCTCTGGGTACGACGACATTCGCCACGATCGCGGCCTGGCAGTTGCTGGCGACGTTCGTGTTGTGGTCCCCGTTGTCGACGTGGCAGATGGCGCCTCGCGGCATCGCGCTTGCGGGCGCGTCGCTCGCTTACGCGGCTTCGTGGCTGCTGCTGCTTCGAACGATGATGGATGCCGGCCTCGGCGTTCAGACCGGCTATCTCGGTTGGGGGTCGGTCGTTCGGGGAAAAACTCCGCGCTACTCCGCTTTCGAGCCGCGCGGCACCTTCCGCTGGGTCAGGCAGCCCGTCTATGTCGCGTTCGCGCTGATACTGTGGACCGCTCCGGTCTGGACACTCGACCACCTGATCGTGGCCGTCGCGTGGACGGGATACTGCGTGCTGGCCCCCCTCCACAAGGAGCGACGCTACCTGGCTCTCTACGGCGAGCGCTTCGAGCGTTACCGCTCGAGGGTTCCGTACTGGGTCCCGCGCTCCCGGCCTGCCGATCTGGCGGACCTCGGGCGCGCAGCCGGCCCCGCGTCTGCCCCGGCCGAGGGCTGCAACTTCGGCGAAAAGCCGATGTGA
- a CDS encoding YceI family protein, whose protein sequence is MLLTLLLVTAGAHSDSVAQEAPQGVPQGVPQESGSAQATCDITFAGSSSLHDFEGKAPRVTTTLHPAAAAGAWDVEFSIPVSGMTTDNDSRDAKMREMLHADRAPSIRVSFPAVNPDAARGQGQLHGVVVIAGVSRDVVVAVSDWQSRGPNVSFDADAHLSLKDFQLEAPTVLGLIRVEDDVHVTGHVRISTAVAAVQQPWPAVAAAGLSRDQRRPS, encoded by the coding sequence ATGCTTCTCACGCTCCTGCTGGTCACGGCCGGTGCGCACAGCGATTCCGTCGCACAGGAAGCCCCGCAAGGAGTCCCACAAGGAGTACCGCAGGAAAGCGGCTCTGCGCAGGCAACCTGCGACATCACGTTTGCCGGCAGCTCTTCGCTGCACGACTTCGAAGGCAAGGCGCCGCGCGTGACCACGACACTGCACCCGGCCGCCGCTGCAGGTGCGTGGGACGTCGAGTTCTCCATTCCCGTCTCCGGCATGACCACCGACAACGACTCTCGCGACGCAAAGATGCGCGAGATGCTGCACGCCGACCGTGCGCCGTCGATCCGCGTATCGTTTCCTGCCGTCAATCCCGACGCAGCGCGGGGGCAGGGACAACTCCATGGGGTCGTGGTCATCGCCGGCGTCTCGCGCGACGTGGTCGTCGCAGTGAGCGACTGGCAGTCCAGGGGGCCGAATGTTTCCTTCGATGCCGATGCGCACCTGTCTCTGAAGGATTTCCAGCTCGAAGCACCGACGGTGCTGGGCCTCATCCGCGTCGAGGACGACGTCCACGTGACCGGCCACGTGCGGATCAGCACCGCCGTTGCGGCCGTGCAGCAGCCTTGGCCGGCAGTCGCGGCCGCTGGGCTCTCGCGCGATCAAAGGCGGCCCTCGTGA
- a CDS encoding helix-turn-helix transcriptional regulator gives MQVDDAAAAPVVAAGDEKRDVSGIAADFAHGNVLARHRHRRAQLVYAIEGVMTVQTSSGLWVVPPLRALWVPPGVVHSIRMTGSVRMRTLYFTARVLPSAAPKRCGVLRVSPLLREIATRIAETDAALDEQRQRRLVAVLFDELSAAGVSALELPMPSDARLRKICDALVADPADSRESAAWARVAAVSERSLARLFPQQTGMTLMRWRQQLRLLRGLERLGAGDSVTTVAVHLGYASTSAFIQVFRENLGTTPAKYFRNA, from the coding sequence TTGCAGGTTGATGATGCGGCAGCAGCGCCGGTCGTCGCCGCCGGCGACGAGAAACGGGACGTTTCGGGAATCGCCGCCGATTTCGCGCACGGCAACGTGCTGGCCCGCCACCGCCACCGCCGCGCCCAGCTCGTCTACGCCATCGAAGGCGTGATGACCGTGCAGACCTCGTCCGGGCTCTGGGTCGTGCCGCCCTTGCGTGCGCTGTGGGTTCCGCCCGGCGTCGTGCACTCGATCCGGATGACCGGCAGCGTGCGCATGCGCACGCTGTACTTCACGGCGCGCGTTCTTCCGAGCGCAGCGCCGAAGCGCTGCGGCGTACTGCGCGTCTCGCCGCTGCTGCGCGAGATCGCGACGCGGATTGCCGAGACCGACGCTGCCTTGGACGAGCAGCGGCAACGTCGCCTCGTGGCCGTGCTGTTCGACGAGCTTTCGGCTGCCGGTGTATCCGCGCTGGAGCTGCCGATGCCGTCCGATGCCAGGCTGCGAAAGATCTGCGATGCTCTCGTGGCCGATCCCGCCGACTCTCGCGAGTCGGCCGCCTGGGCACGCGTGGCCGCTGTCAGCGAGAGGAGCCTGGCGCGGCTGTTTCCCCAGCAGACCGGCATGACGCTGATGCGCTGGCGCCAGCAGCTGCGCCTGCTGCGAGGGCTCGAACGGCTCGGCGCCGGCGATTCCGTCACGACGGTCGCCGTCCATCTCGGCTATGCCAGCACGAGCGCCTTCATCCAGGTGTTTCGCGAAAATCTCGGAACGACTCCGGCAAAATATTTTCGCAACGCGTGA
- a CDS encoding class I SAM-dependent methyltransferase: MNRFHRWYCRSSHWRRTVRERLLPWALAGVDLGEHVLEIGPGPGLTTDVLRTRVARLTAVEIDARLAAALALRTRGTNVVVHEADATALPLADGSVTAVVCFTMMHHVPSRTLQDHVLAEAARVLVPGGTFAGSDSTDSCWMRMIHRGDTLVALDPATFAARLANAGFVDVMVSRAAGAFRFRARKPPATPSPQVTA; this comes from the coding sequence ATGAACCGCTTTCATCGCTGGTACTGCCGTTCCTCCCATTGGCGCCGCACTGTGCGCGAGCGCCTGCTGCCGTGGGCCCTGGCCGGAGTGGATCTCGGTGAGCACGTGCTCGAGATCGGACCCGGTCCGGGCCTGACGACGGATGTGCTGCGCACCAGGGTCGCGCGCCTGACTGCCGTCGAGATCGACGCGCGGCTGGCTGCCGCGCTTGCACTGCGCACGCGCGGCACGAACGTCGTCGTGCACGAGGCCGATGCGACAGCGCTGCCGCTGGCCGATGGCTCGGTGACGGCAGTGGTCTGCTTCACGATGATGCATCACGTGCCGTCGCGAACGCTGCAGGACCACGTGCTCGCCGAGGCGGCAAGGGTGCTGGTTCCCGGTGGAACGTTTGCCGGATCGGACAGTACGGACAGCTGCTGGATGCGCATGATCCACCGCGGCGACACGCTGGTCGCGCTCGATCCGGCGACGTTCGCCGCGCGGCTTGCCAATGCAGGCTTCGTCGACGTGATGGTGAGCCGGGCGGCGGGCGCTTTCCGCTTTCGCGCGAGAAAGCCGCCCGCCACCCCTTCGCCGCAGGTAACGGCCTGA